One genomic window of Piliocolobus tephrosceles isolate RC106 chromosome 19, ASM277652v3, whole genome shotgun sequence includes the following:
- the ZBED4 gene encoding zinc finger BED domain-containing protein 4 — protein sequence MENNLKTCPKEDGDFVSDKIKFKIEEEDDDGTPPDSLERMDFKSEQGDMKQAGSGGERAGLGGTGCSCKPPGKYLSAESEDDYGALFSQYSSTLYDVAMEAVTQSLLSSRNMSSRKKSPAWKHFFISPRDSTKAICMYCVKEFSRGKNEKDLSTSCLMRHVRRAHPTVLIQENGSVSAVSSFPSPSLLLPPQPADTGDLSTILSPIKLVQKVTSKIPSPDRITEESVSVVSSEEISSDMSVSEKCGREEALVGSSPHLPALRHDETAENLAEKSLPLPKSTSGSRRRSAVWKHFYLSPLDNSKAVCIHCMNEFSRGKNGKDLGTSCLIRHMWRAHRAIVLQENGGTGIPPLYSTPPTLLPSLLPPEGELSSVSSSPVKLVRESPSASSSPDRLTEDLQSHLNPGDGLMEDAAAFSSSDDVGEASASSPEKQQADGLSPRLFESGAVFQQNKKVMKRLKSEVWHHFSLAPTDSLKAECRYCGCAISRGKKGDVGTSCLMRHLYRRHPEVVGSQKGFLGASLANSPYATLASAESSSSKLTDLPTVVTKNNQVTFPVNSKKTSKLWNHFSICSADSTKVVCLHCGRTISRGKKPTNLGTSCLLRHLQRFHSNVLKTEVSETAQPSSPDIRVPRGTELSGTSSFDDTNEKFYDSHPVAKKITSLIAEMIALDLQPYSFVDNVGFNRLLEYLKPQYSLPAPSYFSRTAIPGMYDNVKQIIMSHLKEAESGVIHFTSGIWMSNQTREYLTLTAHWVSFESSARPRCDDHHCSALLDVSQVDCDYSGNSIQKQLECWWEAWVTSTGLQVGITVTDNPSIGKTLSEGEHSSVQCFSHTVNLIVSEAIKSQRMVQNLLSLARKICERVHRSPKAKEKLAELQREYALPQHHLIQDVPSKWSTSFHMLERLIEQKRAINEMSVECNFRELISCDQWEVMQSVCCALKPFEAASREMSTQMSTLSQVIPMVHILNRKVEMLFEETMGIDTMLRSLKEAMVSRLSATLHDPRYVFATLLDPRYKASLFTEEETEQYKQDLIRELELMNSTSEDAAASHRCDAGSPSKDSAAEESLWSLVAKVKKKDPREKLPEDMVLAYLEEEVLEHSCDPLTYWNLKKASWPGLSTLAVRFLGCPPSIVPSEKLFNTPTENGSLGQSRLMMEHFEKLIFLKVNLPLIYFQY from the coding sequence ATGGAGAATAACTTGAAAACTTGTCCCAAAGAGGACGGTGATTTCGTTTCtgataaaataaagtttaaaatagaaGAGGAAGATGATGATGGAACTCCTCCTGACAGCTTGGAAAGAATGGACTTTAAAAGTGAGCAGGGGGACATGAAGCAGGCGGGTAGCGGTGGGGAGCGAGCGGGCCTCGGCGGGACGGGCTGCAGCTGCAAGCCCCCAGGGAAGTACTTGTCTGCAGAGAGCGAGGACGACTATGGCGCGCTGTTCTCCCAGTACAGCAGCACCCTCTACGACGTGGCCATGGAGGCCGTGACCCAGAGCCTCCTTTCCAGCCGGAACATGAGCTCCAGGAAGAAGTCTCCAGCCTGGAAGCATTTTTTTATCTCTCCCCGAGACAGCACTAAAGCAATATGCATGTACTGCGTGAAAGAGTTCAGCAGAGGCAAAAACGAGAAAGACTTGAGTACCAGTTGTCTCATGAGGCACGTGAGACGCGCACACCCGACCGTGCTCATTCAGGAAAACGGCAGCGTGTCTGCCGTGTCCTCATTCCCCTCTCCCTCACTCCTGCTTCCACCGCAGCCTGCGGACACGGGCGACCTCAGCACCATCCTCTCACCCATCAAACTTGTCCAGAAAGTGACGTCTAAGATCCCGTCCCCCGATCGAATAACAGAGGAGTCTGTGTCTGTAGTTTCTTCTGAAGAAATCTCCTCTGACATGTCCGTTTCAGAGAAGTGCGGCAGAGAAGAAGCCCTGGTAGGGTCGtctccccacctccctgctcTCCGTCACGATGAGACTGCAGAGAACTTAGCGGAGAAGAGCCTTCCACTTCCAAAGAGCACCTCCGGGTCTAGGAGAAGGTCCGCTGTCTGGAAGCACTTCTACCTGTCACCACTGGACAACTCCAAAGCCGTCTGCATTCACTGCATGAACGAGTTCAGCCGGGGGAAGAACGGGAAGGACCTGGGCACAAGCTGCCTCATCAGGCACATGTGGAGAGCACACCGCGCCATCGTGCTGCAGGAGAACGGGGGCACGGGCATCCCGCCTCTGTACTCCACCCCTCCCACCCTGCTGCCTTCCCTGCTGCCACCAGAGGGGGAGCTCAGCTCTGTGTCGTCGTCTCCGGTAAAGCTGGTCAGAGAGTCCCCTTCGGCCTCCTCCTCCCCTGACAGGCTGACTGAGGACTTGCAGtctcacttgaaccctggagatgggcTGATGGAAGACGCGGCGGCCTTCTCATCTTCCGACGACGTGGGGGAGGCCTCGGCGTCCTCTCCCGAGAAGCAGCAGGCTGACGGGCTGAGTCCTAGATTGTTTGAATCTGGCGCCGTCTTCCAGCAGAATAAGAAGGTCATGAAGAGGCTGAAGTCGGAGGTCTGGCATCACTTCTCCCTGGCCCCCACGGACAGCCTCAAGGCCGAGTGTCGGTACTGCGGCTGCGCCATCAGCCGGGGAAAGAAGGGTGACGTGGGCACCAGTTGCCTGATGAGACATCTCTACCGGCGCCACCCAGAAGTTGTTGGGAGCCAGAAGGGCTTTCTGGGTGCCAGTCTGGCAAACTCTCCGTATGCCACTTTGGCCTCTGCAGAAAGTTCCTCTTCCAAACTGACTGACTTGCCAACAGTGGTCACAAAAAACAATCAAGTTACGTTTCCTGTTAATAGTAAAAAGACCTCAAAACTGTggaatcatttttctatttgctcCGCAGACTCCACAAAAGTCGTGTGCTTGCACTGTGGCCGGACCATCAGCCGGGGGAAGAAGCCGACTAACTTGGGTACCAGCTGTCTTCTGAGACATTTACAGCGGTTCCATAGCAACGTGCTGAAAACCGAGGTCTCAGAGACGGCGCAGCCCTCCTCTCCGGACATCCGGGTGCCGCGGGGCACAGAACTATCAGGCACTTCCTCCTTCGATGACACCAATGAGAAGTTTTATGATTCTCACCCAGTTGCCAAAAAAATCACAAGTCTCATAGCTGAAATGATTGCACTTGACCTCCAGCCATATTCTTTTGTAGACAATGTTGGCTTTAACAGGCTGCTTGAATACTTGAAACCTCAGTactccctccctgccccttcctACTTCTCCAGGACAGCTATCCCAGGTATGTATGATAATGTGAAGCAGATAATTATGTCCCACCTGAAGGAGGCTGAGAGTGGTGTGATCCACTTCACGTCTGGAATATGGATGAGTAACCAGACCCGTGAGTACCTGACCCTCACGGCCCACTGGGTTTCCTTCGAGTCATCGGCCCGGCCGCGCTGCGATGACCACCACTGCTCGGCGCTCTTGGACGTGTCGCAGGTGGACTGCGACTACAGTGGCAACAGCATTCAGAAGCAGCTGGAGTGCTGGTGGGAAGCGTGGGTGACCTCCACTGGCCTTCAGGTGGGCATCACCGTCACCGACAACCCCAGCATCGGGAAGACGCTGAGCGAGGGGGAGCACTCGAGCGTGCAGTGCTTCAGCCACACGGTGAACCTGATCGTCAGCGAGGCCATTAAGAGCCAGCGGATGGTGCAGAACCTGCTGAGCCTCGCCCGGAAGATCTGCGAGCGGGTGCACCGGTCGCCCAAGGCGAAGGAGAAACTGGCCGAGCTGCAGAGGGAGTATGCGCTGCCCCAGCACCACCTCATCCAGGACGTCCCCTCCAAGTGGAGCACGTCCTTCCACATGCTCGAGCGGCTCATCGAGCAGAAAAGGGCCATTAACGAGATGTCCGTGGAGTGTAACTTCCGAGAGCTGATCAGCTGTGACCAGTGGGAGGTCATGCAGTCTGTGTGCTGTGCGCTGAAGCCCTTCGAGGCCGCGAGCCGGGAGATGAGCACGCAGATGTCCACCCTCAGCCAGGTCATCCCCATGGTGCATATCCTCAACAGGAAGGTGGAGATGCTCTTCGAGGAGACGATGGGCATCGACACCATGCTGCGCTCTCTGAAAGAGGCCATGGTGAGCCGCCTGTCCGCCACCCTCCACGACCCGCGGTACGTCTTCGCCACGCTGCTGGACCCTCGCTACAAGGCCTCCCTGTTTACGGAGGAGGAGACGGAGCAGTACAAGCAGGATTTAATCAGGGAACTCGAACTCATGAATTCTACCTCAGAGGACGCGGCTGCCTCCCACAGGTGCGATGCTGGCTCCCCGTCGAAAGACTCTGCCGCAGAGGAGAGCCTGTGGTCGCTGGTGGCCAAGGTGAAGAAGAAAGACCCAAGAGAAAAGCTGCCTGAAGACATGGTGCTCGCGTATCTGGAGGAGGAAGTGCTTGAACACAGCTGTGACCCGCTCACCTACTGGAACCTGAAGAAGGCGTCCTGGCCGGGGCTGTCCACGCTGGCCGTCAGATTTTTGGGCTGCCCCCCAAGCATCGTCCCTTCAGAAAAGCTGTTCAACACGCCCACTGAGAACGGCAGCCTTGGCCAATCCAGGCTCATGATGGAACATTTTGAAAAACTTATCTTTTTGAAAGTGAATCTTCCCTTAATATACTTTCAGTATTGA